In one Nocardioides luteus genomic region, the following are encoded:
- a CDS encoding family 78 glycoside hydrolase catalytic domain, which produces MKLRLAAIVIGVLAVSIPVPAAAVDGATATHLTVSQLSSPRDVEDLGSPLLAWQVPFAEQSAYRVQVARISEGIGAAGVWDSGRVTSSASTNVPYAGPRLEPEQTYRWRVRTWDGRGKSSDWSEVSTFTTGPRQEWGQAQPIWLPAARATAWGDVTIDTTFRIATQNATIAFRAQDTNNYYMWQFRGDGVNTFAPHKRVSGTFTQLDSVPLPEPLVRGTSYRLRIEAAGTTIRTWLDDTLIDTRTLTDFAAGSVGFRTGGSERNAWDDLTVTSASGEVLYADDFSAGSDFACGAAVGGWLEVGTNANCLYGVASQDWAFLRHEFTLPDKPIAAATLYATASSTAPGRQYVYKAWLNGRFVGLGPTQPIRGEARYDGFDVTAALRPGAGNAIGVLGWTSSDRRFLGRLVVEYADGTRDVVVSGPHWRTLAGAKTFPAAGSIGTSFFSAPKENLQAAHWPDGFAEPGFDDAAWSDAAVRPAFGDLRAAPTAKVQQQLKEPVTVVERAPGHYFIDYGRTWIGGLSLDLDGTAGQVLDLRFGEELSAPQTVRYAMRTGNTYQDRWTLRAGEQHLETWGMRVFRYAEVIGAPTGLGAADFPALAQVYPFDTDEAVFDSADDDLDRVWELLRNTIEATNHDLYVDSWSRERGAYEADSYLQMMANFFVSSDPTLGNYSLEFLLTRRTWPTEWPMYTILAFHDSWQQTGDTAALARNYTALQEKLPLEWVEPSTGLIRKDTGLTGGTCTDCDIVDWPASERDGYVFRPYNTVINAIGHRSFRDMAEIATALGRDGDAATYTAIADRLRTAADDRLWDPDKGAFRDGLDADGTPIQHWAFQASVFATAFGLAEGEVAQRAADYIGTRGMACSVYCAAFVLEALYEGDRGDVAHQLLTSNGLRSWLNMIAKGAGATAEAWDTSLKSNMTWSHPWAASPAYNVPQGMFGIEPLVPGYEEFRVRPQPDGVPWAHVTLPTLRGRIGAAYATTARGIDVGVSVPGNSRAEVLVPSSSGDQLFLDGRPVPATREGEYLVIRGVPSGCHVITTTSGESPEVERLRAVC; this is translated from the coding sequence ATGAAGCTCCGTCTGGCCGCGATCGTCATCGGCGTGCTCGCCGTCTCGATCCCCGTCCCGGCCGCCGCGGTGGACGGCGCGACAGCCACCCACCTCACCGTCTCGCAGCTGTCCTCGCCGCGTGACGTCGAGGACCTCGGCTCGCCGCTGCTGGCCTGGCAGGTCCCCTTCGCCGAGCAGAGCGCCTACCGCGTACAGGTCGCCCGGATCAGCGAGGGCATCGGCGCAGCCGGCGTCTGGGACTCCGGTCGCGTCACGTCCTCGGCGAGCACCAACGTGCCCTACGCCGGTCCGAGGCTCGAGCCCGAGCAGACCTACCGATGGCGCGTACGCACCTGGGACGGCCGTGGGAAGAGCTCTGACTGGTCGGAGGTCTCCACCTTCACCACCGGTCCCAGGCAGGAGTGGGGCCAGGCCCAGCCCATCTGGCTCCCCGCGGCCCGCGCGACCGCCTGGGGCGACGTCACCATCGACACCACCTTCCGGATCGCGACGCAGAACGCCACCATCGCGTTCCGCGCGCAGGACACGAACAACTACTACATGTGGCAGTTCCGAGGCGACGGGGTGAACACCTTCGCTCCCCACAAGCGCGTGAGCGGGACCTTCACCCAGCTGGACTCGGTGCCGCTGCCCGAGCCTCTCGTCCGCGGCACCTCCTATCGGCTGCGCATCGAGGCAGCGGGAACCACCATCCGCACGTGGCTCGACGACACCCTCATCGACACCCGCACGCTCACCGACTTCGCTGCCGGCTCGGTCGGCTTCCGCACCGGCGGGTCCGAGCGCAACGCGTGGGACGACCTGACCGTCACCTCCGCCTCCGGCGAGGTCCTCTACGCCGACGACTTCTCCGCCGGCAGCGACTTCGCCTGTGGCGCCGCCGTGGGCGGCTGGCTCGAGGTCGGCACGAACGCCAACTGCCTCTACGGCGTCGCATCGCAGGACTGGGCCTTCCTCCGGCACGAGTTCACGCTGCCTGACAAGCCGATCGCCGCCGCCACCCTCTATGCGACCGCATCCTCCACCGCACCGGGCCGGCAGTACGTCTACAAGGCCTGGCTCAACGGCCGGTTCGTCGGCCTCGGCCCGACGCAGCCGATCCGCGGCGAGGCCCGCTACGACGGCTTCGACGTGACCGCCGCGCTGCGGCCGGGGGCCGGCAACGCGATCGGCGTACTCGGCTGGACGAGCAGCGACCGGCGCTTCCTCGGCCGGCTCGTCGTGGAGTACGCCGACGGCACCCGCGACGTCGTCGTGAGCGGCCCGCACTGGCGGACCCTCGCCGGGGCGAAGACCTTCCCCGCCGCCGGCAGCATCGGGACCTCGTTCTTCTCGGCGCCGAAGGAGAACCTGCAAGCGGCCCACTGGCCCGACGGCTTCGCCGAGCCGGGCTTCGACGACGCCGCATGGAGCGACGCGGCGGTGCGTCCGGCCTTCGGCGACCTCCGCGCCGCCCCCACGGCGAAGGTGCAGCAGCAGCTGAAGGAGCCGGTCACCGTGGTGGAGAGGGCGCCCGGGCACTACTTCATCGACTACGGACGTACGTGGATCGGCGGTCTCTCCCTGGACCTCGACGGCACGGCAGGACAGGTGCTCGACCTCCGGTTCGGCGAAGAGCTGTCCGCGCCCCAGACGGTGCGGTACGCCATGCGCACCGGCAACACCTACCAGGACCGGTGGACGCTGCGCGCCGGCGAGCAGCACCTGGAGACCTGGGGCATGCGGGTCTTCCGCTACGCCGAGGTCATCGGTGCTCCCACCGGTCTGGGCGCGGCCGACTTCCCGGCCCTGGCGCAGGTCTATCCCTTCGACACCGACGAGGCGGTCTTCGACTCCGCCGACGACGACCTCGACCGCGTCTGGGAGCTGTTGCGCAACACGATCGAGGCCACCAACCACGACCTCTACGTCGACTCCTGGAGCCGTGAGCGCGGTGCGTACGAGGCCGACAGCTACCTGCAGATGATGGCCAACTTCTTCGTCTCCAGCGACCCGACCCTGGGCAACTACTCCCTGGAGTTCCTGCTCACCCGCAGGACCTGGCCGACCGAGTGGCCGATGTACACGATCCTGGCCTTCCACGACTCCTGGCAGCAGACCGGTGACACCGCGGCCCTGGCCCGCAACTACACCGCGCTGCAGGAGAAGCTGCCTCTCGAGTGGGTCGAGCCGTCGACCGGCCTCATCCGGAAGGACACCGGTCTGACCGGCGGCACGTGCACCGACTGCGACATCGTCGACTGGCCGGCCTCGGAGCGCGACGGCTACGTCTTCCGGCCCTACAACACTGTCATCAACGCGATCGGCCACCGCTCGTTCCGCGACATGGCGGAGATCGCGACGGCGCTGGGCCGCGACGGTGACGCGGCGACGTACACCGCCATCGCCGACCGGCTTCGGACCGCTGCCGACGACAGGCTGTGGGACCCGGACAAGGGGGCCTTCCGCGACGGCCTCGACGCCGACGGCACGCCGATCCAGCACTGGGCGTTCCAGGCCAGCGTCTTCGCCACCGCGTTCGGGCTCGCCGAGGGCGAGGTCGCACAACGGGCTGCGGACTACATCGGCACTCGTGGCATGGCCTGCAGCGTCTACTGCGCCGCCTTCGTCCTCGAGGCCCTCTACGAGGGCGACCGCGGAGACGTCGCACACCAGCTGCTGACCAGCAACGGCCTCCGCAGCTGGCTCAACATGATCGCGAAGGGCGCCGGCGCCACCGCCGAGGCCTGGGACACCTCGCTGAAGTCCAACATGACGTGGTCGCACCCCTGGGCGGCGTCCCCGGCCTACAACGTGCCGCAGGGCATGTTCGGCATCGAGCCGCTGGTGCCCGGCTACGAGGAGTTCCGCGTCCGGCCGCAGCCCGACGGCGTCCCGTGGGCGCATGTCACGCTCCCGACCCTCCGCGGACGCATCGGTGCGGCGTACGCCACGACCGCGCGCGGCATCGACGTCGGCGTGAGCGTCCCGGGCAACTCCCGGGCCGAGGTCCTCGTGCCGTCGTCGTCCGGAGACCAGCTGTTCCTCGACGGGCGCCCGGTGCCCGCGACCCGTGAGGGCGAGTACCTGGTGATCCGGGGCGTGCCCTCCGGCTGCCACGTGATCACCACGACCTCGGGCGAGAGCCCGGAGGTCGAGCGGCTTCGCGCCGTCTGCTGA
- a CDS encoding family 78 glycoside hydrolase catalytic domain: MKLRLAAIVTSALVATSLSAAVSPSGAASGNTAPDRPVGLAVDDVRHPLNTDLTPRFGWVPQDSDANEVQTAYKIEVRDAAGEIVWDSRKVTSAQQSYVDYAGEALEPGSSYTWRVMTWDRHRLPSRWSERAAFETGIGDTDWAGASWIRRPPGTADNPAQERDEWTLARTEVDVPDGRVVRARSYLAASHTAELYLGGEQADRMSNFGYPSEGYYQAADVTHLVTPGEPLALGLKLHWFSGGQGRAAGTPGALLKLELTYADGETTTIVTDGSWKVRRGPYVTVGTRNGEGLWIEHLDGQAAAAIGDWTARGYDDTTWNAAVVLGRHPVAPFTHLEGQQTRLEETVVHPERILRAGDGTPVADFGRIIPARPGVHFDDGIAGRQVPIRAGYDLADTGRVSTTGLSTQSTNMSFPYTQAAGVQDYRAVGHLGFRYLEIPGAGEEITAEDVTATVVHTAYDEDGAATFESSDAVLDDVWDLMDRSLRYSVQETFVDTPTREQGQFLHDTANISVGLMSAQRERVASRQAIREFLLSQERYWWSGNDAGRYNAVYPNGDGKRDIPDFTEVVPDWIWRYYLETGDKAVLADAYDNLTATAGYIRRHIATSGPTQGLVTNLSGGSGQYLYGIVDWPAHGRFGYDMTTAARTTVNALGVDVLRKVALIGEELDRPDAEIAGLRSDADALAARMNQTLRKADGTYVDGLFADGTRSAHAGQHATSYAIAFGIAPAQDVPALGEHLAGMGMKQGPMTAHVLLEALADSGAEEGVLDLLTDEDDYGWAGWLAKGGTFTPEAWELSGSANSASHGWGSRGIVDITESVLGIRTTAPGAAEVELGVPATGLTHANGSVVTQRGRVASAWTRTADTITLRATIPVNVTAVVRLPEGSYLATGPGGTAPERLGTQSGITSYRIGSGEWNFTKGA, encoded by the coding sequence ATGAAGCTCCGTCTGGCCGCGATCGTCACCAGCGCCCTCGTCGCCACCAGCCTCTCGGCCGCCGTCTCCCCGTCAGGGGCGGCCTCGGGCAACACGGCTCCTGACCGGCCCGTCGGTCTGGCCGTCGACGACGTCCGCCATCCCCTGAACACCGACCTGACGCCACGATTCGGCTGGGTGCCCCAGGACAGCGACGCCAACGAGGTGCAGACCGCCTACAAGATCGAGGTACGCGACGCGGCCGGTGAGATCGTCTGGGACTCCCGCAAGGTCACCTCCGCGCAGCAGTCCTACGTCGACTACGCCGGGGAGGCCCTCGAGCCCGGCAGCAGCTACACCTGGCGGGTCATGACCTGGGACCGCCACAGGCTGCCCTCACGGTGGTCCGAGAGGGCAGCGTTCGAGACCGGCATCGGCGACACCGACTGGGCCGGCGCGAGCTGGATCAGGCGACCACCGGGCACCGCTGACAACCCCGCCCAGGAGCGCGACGAATGGACCCTGGCCCGCACCGAGGTCGACGTTCCGGACGGCAGGGTCGTCCGTGCCCGCAGCTACCTCGCCGCCAGCCACACCGCCGAGCTCTATCTCGGCGGCGAGCAGGCCGACCGGATGAGCAACTTCGGCTACCCGAGCGAGGGCTACTACCAGGCCGCGGACGTCACCCACCTGGTCACGCCCGGCGAGCCCCTCGCCCTCGGGCTCAAGCTGCACTGGTTCAGCGGCGGCCAGGGCCGCGCCGCGGGCACCCCCGGCGCGCTCCTGAAGCTCGAGCTCACCTACGCCGACGGCGAGACGACCACGATCGTCACCGACGGCTCCTGGAAGGTCCGCCGCGGCCCGTACGTCACCGTCGGCACCCGCAACGGCGAAGGCCTGTGGATCGAGCACCTCGACGGCCAGGCCGCCGCGGCGATCGGCGACTGGACCGCGCGCGGCTACGACGACACGACCTGGAACGCCGCGGTCGTCCTCGGACGGCATCCGGTGGCGCCGTTCACCCACCTCGAGGGCCAGCAGACCCGGCTCGAGGAGACCGTCGTCCACCCCGAGCGCATCCTCCGGGCCGGCGACGGCACCCCGGTCGCCGACTTCGGCCGTATCATCCCGGCACGCCCCGGCGTCCACTTCGACGACGGCATCGCCGGGCGACAGGTCCCGATACGGGCCGGCTATGACCTCGCCGACACCGGCCGGGTCTCGACCACGGGCCTCTCGACGCAGAGCACCAACATGTCCTTCCCCTACACCCAGGCCGCCGGCGTCCAGGACTACCGGGCGGTCGGCCACCTCGGCTTCCGCTATCTCGAGATCCCGGGCGCGGGGGAGGAGATCACCGCGGAGGACGTGACCGCGACCGTCGTCCACACCGCCTACGACGAGGACGGTGCCGCCACCTTCGAGAGCTCGGATGCCGTCCTCGACGACGTCTGGGACCTGATGGACCGCTCGCTGCGCTACTCGGTCCAGGAGACCTTCGTCGACACCCCGACCCGTGAGCAGGGCCAGTTCCTCCACGACACCGCCAACATCTCGGTCGGCCTGATGTCCGCACAGCGCGAGCGGGTCGCCTCGCGCCAGGCGATCCGGGAGTTCCTGCTCAGCCAGGAGCGCTACTGGTGGTCCGGCAACGACGCCGGCCGCTACAACGCGGTCTACCCCAACGGCGACGGCAAGCGCGACATCCCCGACTTCACCGAGGTCGTCCCCGACTGGATCTGGCGCTACTACCTCGAGACCGGCGACAAGGCCGTCCTCGCGGACGCCTACGACAACCTCACCGCCACCGCCGGCTACATCCGCCGCCACATCGCCACCAGCGGCCCGACCCAGGGCCTGGTCACCAACCTCTCCGGCGGCTCCGGCCAGTACCTGTACGGCATCGTCGACTGGCCCGCCCACGGCCGCTTCGGCTACGACATGACCACCGCCGCCAGGACGACGGTCAACGCCCTCGGCGTCGACGTGCTCCGTAAGGTCGCGCTGATCGGCGAGGAGCTGGACCGACCCGACGCCGAGATCGCCGGCCTGCGCTCGGATGCCGACGCTCTCGCCGCACGGATGAACCAGACGCTGCGCAAGGCCGACGGCACCTACGTCGACGGTCTGTTCGCCGACGGCACCCGGTCCGCCCACGCCGGCCAGCACGCCACCTCGTACGCCATCGCCTTCGGCATCGCACCGGCCCAGGACGTCCCCGCGCTCGGTGAGCACCTCGCGGGCATGGGGATGAAGCAGGGGCCGATGACCGCCCACGTGCTGCTCGAGGCCCTCGCCGACTCCGGAGCCGAGGAAGGCGTCCTCGACCTGCTCACCGACGAGGACGACTACGGCTGGGCCGGCTGGCTCGCGAAGGGCGGCACCTTCACCCCCGAGGCCTGGGAGCTGAGCGGCTCGGCCAACAGCGCCTCCCACGGCTGGGGCTCGCGCGGCATCGTCGACATCACCGAGTCGGTGCTCGGCATCCGCACCACCGCCCCCGGCGCCGCCGAGGTAGAGCTCGGCGTCCCGGCCACCGGCCTGACCCACGCCAACGGCTCCGTGGTCACCCAGCGCGGCCGCGTCGCCTCCGCCTGGACCCGGACAGCCGACACCATCACCCTCCGCGCCACGATCCCGGTCAACGTCACCGCCGTCGTACGCCTCCCCGAAGGCTCCTACCTGGCCACAGGCCCCGGCGGGACCGCCCCGGAGCGCCTCGGCACACAGAGCGGCATCACCTCCTACCGGATCGGGTCCGGCGAGTGGAACTTCACGAAGGGAGCGTGA
- a CDS encoding ribonuclease domain-containing protein translates to MSGKNRSVLTIVKLLLAALVATTGLVGAGLATAPSASAYYNPSCTHSGCAEARSSNSTWKSMGYPSTRGWYDWAPTGTCNFAGGTYNNYEGELPTGRSYLEFDVTPRACGAARQSYRIVVDRSSGAVYFTPDHYSTFYKLV, encoded by the coding sequence ATGTCCGGGAAGAACCGCTCCGTGCTCACCATCGTCAAGCTGCTCCTCGCAGCCCTCGTCGCCACCACCGGCCTCGTCGGTGCCGGTCTCGCCACCGCTCCGTCCGCGAGCGCCTACTACAACCCGAGCTGCACCCACAGCGGCTGTGCGGAGGCGCGCAGCTCCAACAGCACCTGGAAGTCGATGGGCTATCCCTCCACCCGCGGCTGGTACGACTGGGCCCCCACCGGAACCTGCAACTTCGCCGGCGGCACCTACAACAACTACGAGGGCGAGCTGCCTACCGGCCGCTCCTACCTCGAGTTCGACGTCACCCCGCGCGCCTGTGGCGCCGCTCGCCAGTCCTACCGGATCGTCGTCGACCGCAGTTCCGGTGCGGTGTACTTCACCCCGGACCACTACAGCACCTTCTACAAGCTGGTCTGA
- a CDS encoding transglycosylase domain-containing protein has translation MKKVLKAFSVLILVGALIGTLGVIVAYNAIPIPNANAAYEKETSFVYYRGGKEEIGRYIADSQDRDSLPFDEIPQLMKDAAVAAEDRTFWKNSGIDIKGIVRALVNNNTGGTQSGASTITQQYVKNLYLTQERTYTRKVKEAVISLKISRQKSKEEILAGYLNTIYFGRGAYGIEAASNAYFGKPAAEINLREAAALAAILNDPNDLDPSNGEEAVAELDGRYRYVINSMVKMGMVDAAEGEKAKAALPKFKKPRSDSRYGGQKGHALKLVRDELLKLKDEQGNPLVTEDEINGGGLRITTTLTKKTMKTVEEAVNDVRPEDKNAYVEGDVSDELHVGAATVDVKTGALRGFYGGQDYLDSQINWAASSATMAGSTMKAFTMAAALKAGYSLKDTWDGNSPKDFNGLPVRNSGQSAADPNGHSYGANVSSLQAMEDSINTAFVEMSDSLPNGSKDVYDMAVRAGIPRGDRSDANYPGIPMKSGGDMRPDNFLLTLGNSTVSPINMANSYATIANGGVHNDVFVVSKVVDADGTVLYEHDDTETRRRAMDEEVADDTSYALQQVVSSGTGQAASAVVQPAAGKTGTATNDKDEVSSAWFVGYTPQLSTAVAYSRGQGSGALDGWLDTFFGADYPADTWVEIMGPLTDELDYEEFPPPAWLDGDAPEEGHAPYVPPSPDPTPTEKPSPSNTPSPTPTPTPTPTPTPTPTPTPTPTPTPTKSPGPPDPDPDDPSTEPGPV, from the coding sequence GTGAAGAAGGTTCTGAAGGCCTTCTCCGTGCTGATTCTGGTGGGCGCGCTGATCGGCACCCTGGGTGTGATCGTGGCCTACAACGCCATCCCGATCCCCAACGCCAACGCCGCCTACGAGAAGGAGACCTCCTTCGTCTACTACCGCGGCGGCAAGGAGGAGATCGGCCGTTACATCGCCGACTCCCAGGACCGTGACTCGCTCCCCTTCGACGAGATCCCGCAGCTGATGAAGGACGCGGCGGTCGCCGCCGAGGACCGCACGTTCTGGAAGAACAGCGGCATCGACATCAAGGGCATCGTGCGCGCGCTGGTCAACAACAACACCGGCGGCACCCAGTCCGGTGCCTCGACGATCACGCAGCAGTACGTCAAGAACCTCTACCTCACCCAGGAGCGCACCTACACCCGGAAGGTGAAGGAAGCGGTCATCTCGCTGAAGATCAGCCGGCAGAAGTCCAAGGAGGAGATCCTCGCCGGCTACCTCAACACCATCTACTTCGGCCGCGGCGCCTACGGCATCGAGGCCGCCTCGAACGCCTACTTCGGCAAGCCGGCCGCCGAGATCAACCTCCGCGAGGCGGCCGCGCTGGCCGCGATCCTCAACGACCCCAACGACCTCGACCCGAGCAACGGCGAGGAGGCGGTCGCCGAGCTCGACGGCCGCTACCGATACGTCATCAACTCGATGGTCAAGATGGGCATGGTCGACGCCGCCGAGGGGGAGAAGGCCAAGGCCGCGCTGCCGAAGTTCAAGAAGCCGCGCTCCGACAGCCGCTACGGCGGCCAGAAGGGCCACGCGCTCAAGCTGGTCCGTGACGAGCTCCTCAAGCTCAAGGACGAGCAGGGCAACCCGCTGGTCACCGAGGACGAGATCAACGGTGGCGGCCTGCGGATCACCACCACGCTGACCAAGAAGACGATGAAGACCGTGGAGGAGGCGGTCAACGACGTACGTCCGGAGGACAAGAATGCGTACGTCGAGGGCGACGTCTCCGACGAGCTCCACGTCGGCGCGGCCACCGTCGACGTCAAGACCGGCGCCCTGCGCGGCTTCTACGGCGGCCAGGACTACCTCGACTCGCAGATCAACTGGGCCGCGAGCAGCGCCACCATGGCCGGGTCGACGATGAAGGCGTTCACGATGGCGGCGGCTCTGAAGGCCGGCTACTCGCTCAAGGACACCTGGGACGGCAACTCTCCCAAGGACTTCAACGGCCTGCCGGTACGCAACTCCGGCCAGAGCGCCGCCGACCCGAACGGTCACAGCTACGGCGCCAACGTCAGCAGCCTCCAGGCGATGGAGGACTCGATCAACACCGCCTTCGTGGAGATGTCCGACTCCCTGCCCAACGGCAGCAAGGACGTCTACGACATGGCCGTACGCGCGGGCATCCCGCGCGGCGACCGCAGCGACGCCAACTACCCGGGCATCCCGATGAAGTCCGGCGGCGACATGCGTCCCGACAACTTCCTGCTCACGCTGGGCAACTCGACGGTCAGCCCGATCAACATGGCCAACTCCTACGCCACGATCGCCAACGGGGGAGTGCACAACGACGTCTTCGTCGTCTCCAAGGTGGTCGACGCCGACGGCACCGTGCTCTACGAGCACGACGACACCGAGACCCGCCGTCGGGCGATGGACGAGGAGGTCGCCGACGACACCTCCTACGCCCTCCAGCAGGTCGTCTCCAGCGGCACCGGCCAGGCCGCCAGCGCGGTGGTCCAGCCGGCCGCCGGCAAGACCGGCACCGCGACCAACGACAAGGACGAGGTCTCCTCGGCCTGGTTCGTCGGCTACACCCCGCAGCTCTCCACCGCGGTCGCCTACAGCCGGGGGCAGGGCAGCGGCGCCCTCGACGGCTGGCTCGACACCTTCTTCGGCGCCGACTACCCGGCCGACACCTGGGTCGAGATCATGGGCCCGCTGACCGACGAGCTCGACTACGAGGAGTTCCCGCCGCCGGCCTGGCTCGACGGCGACGCCCCCGAGGAGGGTCACGCGCCCTACGTGCCGCCGAGCCCCGACCCGACGCCGACCGAGAAGCCGTCGCCGTCGAACACCCCGTCCCCGACCCCGACGCCGACGCCCACGCCGACGCCGACCCCCACTCCGACTCCGACTCCGACGCCGACTCCGACGCCGACCAAGTCGCCCGGTCCGCCGGACCCTGATCCCGACGACCCGTCGACCGAGCCCGGTCCGGTCTGA
- a CDS encoding GNAT family N-acetyltransferase, translated as MSVIAPVDVHDDTALKAWYAVEAASMAFDRPYASHRTYEALANSVRMPHDHGRRVLLAAKEQGETIGIAELDLPEEERSHVVELGIHVLPVHRWRGVGTELWRAADDVRRTNGRTLTTAEVTIPPKSSLAFARALGFKSVRREDHLAADLPLPHKPFNVLGYEILMWEDRTPEDLLAQFVGLRNQMGKEMPGKSQEDMVAHTADRIRSAEKSTARSYDRITAAAREILTGELVGYSVIFLAHGSDEAIQDDTFVKSAHRGHKLGLALKVATLAAVQRDHPERTSIHTWTDPSNDVMQRINRQFGFRKIELMHEVQRTDRW; from the coding sequence GTGTCTGTGATCGCCCCCGTTGACGTCCACGATGACACCGCTCTGAAGGCCTGGTACGCCGTGGAGGCGGCATCGATGGCCTTCGACCGACCCTACGCGTCACATCGCACCTACGAGGCGCTGGCCAACTCGGTGCGGATGCCGCACGACCACGGCCGCCGGGTGCTGCTCGCCGCGAAGGAGCAGGGCGAGACGATCGGCATCGCCGAGCTCGATCTCCCCGAGGAGGAGCGCAGCCACGTCGTCGAGCTCGGGATCCACGTCCTCCCCGTGCACCGCTGGCGCGGGGTCGGCACCGAGCTGTGGCGAGCCGCCGACGACGTACGCCGCACCAACGGCCGCACCCTGACGACTGCCGAGGTGACCATCCCCCCGAAGTCCTCCCTGGCCTTCGCACGGGCGCTCGGCTTCAAGTCCGTACGCCGCGAGGACCATCTCGCCGCCGACCTCCCGCTGCCGCACAAGCCCTTCAACGTGCTCGGCTACGAGATCCTGATGTGGGAGGACCGCACCCCCGAGGACCTGCTCGCCCAGTTCGTCGGCCTGCGCAACCAGATGGGCAAGGAGATGCCCGGCAAGTCCCAGGAGGACATGGTCGCCCACACCGCCGACCGCATCCGCTCGGCGGAGAAGAGCACCGCCCGCTCCTACGACCGCATCACCGCCGCCGCCCGCGAGATCCTCACCGGCGAGCTGGTCGGCTACTCGGTCATCTTCCTGGCCCACGGCAGCGACGAGGCCATCCAGGACGACACCTTCGTCAAGTCCGCCCACCGTGGCCACAAGCTCGGCCTGGCCCTCAAGGTCGCCACCCTCGCCGCCGTGCAGCGGGACCACCCCGAACGCACCAGCATCCACACCTGGACCGACCCGTCCAACGACGTGATGCAGCGCATCAACCGACAGTTCGGCTTCCGCAAGATCGAGCTGATGCACGAGGTCCAGCGCACCGATCGTTGGTAG
- a CDS encoding SRPBCC family protein has translation MIEVSHSLPVNDGTLPELSLDAMWEGLLEKARNPLPYVKAITECTIVEEFEGGLVRDVSLHGQSAREVVTFYPKELVHFVRTRGMPGTIDNKLAVDDNGDLQLTFSFRLVVPGAEVGSNEEREVADAMVADYLDAVRTTIAAVRDRVAAAV, from the coding sequence ATGATTGAGGTCAGCCATTCCCTTCCTGTCAACGACGGGACCCTTCCCGAACTCTCGCTCGACGCCATGTGGGAGGGCCTTCTCGAGAAGGCGCGCAACCCGCTCCCGTATGTCAAGGCGATCACCGAATGCACGATCGTCGAGGAGTTCGAGGGCGGGCTGGTCCGCGACGTTTCACTGCACGGTCAGAGTGCGCGAGAAGTGGTCACCTTCTACCCCAAGGAGCTCGTTCACTTCGTTCGTACCAGAGGCATGCCGGGCACGATCGACAACAAGCTGGCCGTCGATGACAACGGTGACCTGCAGCTGACCTTCAGCTTCCGGCTCGTCGTCCCGGGCGCCGAGGTCGGCAGCAACGAGGAGCGGGAGGTCGCAGACGCTATGGTCGCCGACTACCTCGACGCCGTCCGGACGACGATCGCCGCGGTGCGCGACCGCGTCGCAGCCGCGGTCTGA
- a CDS encoding nuclear transport factor 2 family protein: MASDFTTTVFDLVDAQDAAGVAALFVADGSLAFGNNPPLVGPEQIEAGVAGFYGTIGGLSHDVMREWNSGGDTVVELRVTYTRRDGGKVTIPCVSIWNRSDNGLITTYRVYFDLAPVYA; encoded by the coding sequence ATGGCAAGCGACTTCACGACGACGGTCTTCGACCTTGTCGACGCCCAGGATGCGGCCGGCGTGGCAGCCCTCTTCGTCGCGGACGGAAGCCTTGCGTTCGGCAACAATCCGCCGCTGGTCGGGCCGGAGCAGATCGAGGCCGGAGTTGCTGGTTTCTACGGAACCATTGGGGGACTGAGTCACGACGTCATGCGGGAGTGGAACTCGGGCGGCGACACGGTGGTCGAGCTCCGGGTCACGTACACAAGGCGTGACGGTGGGAAGGTCACCATCCCGTGCGTATCCATCTGGAACCGTTCAGACAATGGGCTGATCACGACCTACCGGGTCTACTTCGACCTCGCTCCGGTGTACGCCTGA